The Coffea arabica cultivar ET-39 chromosome 1e, Coffea Arabica ET-39 HiFi, whole genome shotgun sequence genome has a window encoding:
- the LOC140015472 gene encoding protein trichome birefringence-like 10 isoform X1, which produces MCKGAEAPGPEGFPKTSPLDFFKKFRRLKPPALELTSPGAFGCLFFSFCLIFCILLLDYRTANRGFGLHGHSLLRTWFGLNSSFSSSSAEPGDLGNGKVNFLEAGGSGCDIFDGNWMWDESYPLYQSEDCKFLDPGFRCSENGRPDKFYTKWRWQPKDCYLPRFDAKRMLENLRNRRLAFVGDSIGRNQWESLLCMLSSAVSDKTSIYEVNGNSITKHSGSLSFKFGDFNCSIEYYRAPFLVVQGRAPAGAPVNVKMTIKLDQMDWSSSNWKDADVLVFNSGHWWNYEKTIRGGCYFQEGAEVEMDMSVQSAFHRSIQTLVDWIRREVNLKKTHVFFRSYAPVHFRGGDWKTGGSCHLETLPELVSSRVPSETSVEVRTTTDVFVNLIKKSELQNVELLNVSRMTSQRKDGHSSLYYLGPKAGPAPLHRQDCSHWCLPGVPDSWNELLYAALLRKELTDAQNSAQHLHPPPL; this is translated from the exons ATGTGCAAAGGAGCGGAAGCACCGGGACCTGAAGGCTTCCCCAAAACGTCCCCCTTGGATTTCTTCAAGAAATTCAGGCGCTTAAAGCCCCCCGCTCTTGAGCTCACTTCTCCTGGTGCTTTTGGCTGTTTATTCTTCagcttttgtttgattttttgtattCTTTTACTGGATTACAGAACGGCCAACAGGGGTTTCGGCTTGCATGGCCACAGTTTACTTCGCACTTGGTTTGGTCTCAATAGTTCTTTTTCTTCATCGTCAGCAGAACCCGGGGATTTAGGAAATGGGAAAGTGAATTTCCTCGAAGCTGGAGGTAGTGGATGTGATATCTTCGATGGTAATTGGATGTGGGACGAGAGTTATCCTCTCTATCAATCAGAAGATTGTAAGTTTTTGGATCCCGGATTTCGGTGCTCTGAGAATGGCAGGCCTGATAAATTCTATACTAAGTGGCGATGGCAGCCCAAAGATTGCTACTTGCCCAG GTTTGATGCAAAAAGGATGTTGGAAAATTTGAGGAACAGACGCCTTGCATTTGTTGGGGACTCAATTGGAAGAAACCAGTGGGAATCCCTTCTTTGTATGTTGTCTTCTGCAGTCTCCGATAAGACCTCAATATATGAAGTTAATGGGAATTCAATCACAAAGCACTCAGGTTCCCTAAGCTTTAAGTTCGGGGATTTCAACTGTTCTATTGAGTACTATAGAGCTCCCTTTCTAGTAGTGCAGGGTCGTGCACCTGCTGGAGCTCCAGTAAACGTCAAGATGACTATAAAACTAGATCAAATGGATTGGAGCTCTTCCAACTGGAAAGATGCAGATGTGCTAGTTTTCAACAGTGGGCACTGGTGGAATTATGAGAAAACTATTAGAGG GGGTTGTTACTTCCAAGAAGGAGCAGAAGTTGAGATGGATATGAGCGTACAGAGTGCATTTCACAGGTCAATTCAGACACTGGTTGATTGGATAAGGCGTGAGGTCAATCTAAAGAAGACACACGTATTTTTCCGCAGCTATGCTCCTGTACATTTCAG AGGTGGGGACTGGAAGACTGGTGGTAGCTGTCATCTGGAGACACTACCTGAATTGGTTTCATCACGAGTGCCATCTGAAACATCAGTTGAAGTAAGAACAACAACTGATGTGTTTGTGAATCTCATAAAGAAGTCTGAATTGCAGAACGTAGAACTACTGAATGTGTCACGAATGACGTCTCAGAGGAAAGATGGTCACTCATCTTTGTATTATTTAGGGCCCAAGGCCGGACCAGCTCCTCTCCATCGGCAAGACTGTAGCCACTGGTGCCTGCCTGGTGTTCCTGATTCATGGAACGAACTTCTCTATGCTGCGTTACTCAGAAAGGAATTAACTGATGCACAAAATTCAGCACAACATTTGCATCCACCTCCGCTCTAG
- the LOC140015467 gene encoding F-box protein At2g27310-like codes for MASLSSDLFYDILRRLDGATLASAACACAAFSSISKEERLWENVCSSMWPSTSRDDVRSLISSIGGFKKFYADCFPLIVNKEVPEFRYNDYLHHPEEWNEADYYDDMDELETFSPSDFVSIVDIRYKDQTICSKVLWGIPNANGFNGWFFNCPFRIDLLTNSARDDDHAGEVKLSVSDGLPPITSMEKERKDGKLWQDLHDGIRLSWILVNSKIKQAANLSSWSSLGGQRHWPTDKDFLIRFGSVLPARDILPCPAVECILLMRFRVIHTEGIGVQTTLKLTELSMQLEDMEGAHVNGRNSLLVLKEALSCRRSKNYSEALESCLLYSKVQSELKEEKMRNESRLDRIFILGGIAVCMTFCYYFL; via the coding sequence ATGGCATCGCTGAGTAGCGATTTATTCTATGACATACTGAGGCGTCTTGATGGTGCAACATTGGCTAGTGCAGCATGTGCTTGCGCAGCATTTTCCTCCATCTCAAAGGAAGAGAGATTATGGGAAAATGTTTGCTCTTCCATGTGGCCCTCAACAAGCAGGGATGATGTCAGAAGTCTGATATCATCTATTGGTGGATTTAAAAAGTTCTATGCTGATTGTTTCCCTCTTATAGTGAACAAGGAAGTTCCCGAGTTTCGGTATAATGACTATCTTCACCATCCTGAAGAATGGAATGAAGCTGATTACTATGATGATATGGATGAACTGGAAACTTTCTCACCATCAGATTTCGTTTCTATAGTGGATATAAGGTACAAGGACCAAACCATCTGCTCGAAAGTCCTTTGGGGCATCCCAAATGCTAACGgcttcaatggttggtttttcAATTGTCCTTTCCGGATTGATCTGCTCACCAACTCTGCCAGGGATGATGACCATGCTGGTGAAGTAAAGCTCTCTGTTTCAGACGGATTGCCTCCGATCACATcaatggaaaaagaaaggaaagacgGGAAGCTTTGGCAAGATCTCCACGATGGAATCCGCTTAAGTTGGATTCTTGTGAACAGCAAAATTAAGCAGGCTGCTAATCTCTCAAGCTGGAGTTCTCTCGGAGGGCAGAGACATTGGCCAACTGACAAGGATTTTTTGATAAGATTTGGATCCGTTCTTCCTGCCAGGGACATTCTTCCATGTCCTGCAGTCGAATGCATCCTTTTAATGAGGTTTAGGGTGATCCATACGGAGGGGATTGGAGTCCAGACAACTCTCAAGTTGACAGAACTGAGCATGCAACTGGAAGATATGGAAGGTGCTCATGTAAATGGCAGAAACAGTTTGCTTGTCCTAAAAGAAGCACTAAGCTGCAGGAGGAGCAAAAATTATAGCGAGGCCCTCGAGTCTTGTCTTCTGTACTCGAAGGTCCAGAGTGAACTAAAAGAGGAAAAGATGAGAAATGAAAGCAGATTGGatagaatttttattttagGTGGCATTGCAGTATGTATGACATTCTGTTACTACTTTTTGTGA
- the LOC113716744 gene encoding aluminum-activated malate transporter 8-like, which translates to MNSTVIPVPPSAENVESSYKDAKNTGNKFSFLSTCSVAFRVIQEKRCSRGSMRKVIHSVKVGIALVLVSLLYLLDPLFTEVGENAMWAIMTVVVVFEFSAGATLSKGINRAIGTILGGGLGCLAAILADEFGGIGNAIVVGASVFIVGVAATYSRLVPRIKRRYDYGVLIFILTFNLVAVSGVRADKVIRLAKQRLSTIGMGFAVCIFTNLLIFPIWAGDELHRSTAAKFDKLARCLEGCLEEEPNNKAENLGAKVKDCKSVFHSKSTDESLANFAKWEPWHGKFGLSHPWDKYLETGEVLRELAALILSLGVCVQSSRQAAAIREPCEIIGLSLAWILRELGESIFNMTRCRAKALIAPKLEFIKQELSRLGSSLQIKGLEKDENLAMATFIFLLMQISENVEVIAQEVEKLGQLAYFRTKNPDV; encoded by the exons ATGAACTCAACCGTCATTCCAGTTCCTCCAAGTGCAGAAAATGTTGAATCCTCGTATAAGGACGCCAAAAACACGGGAAACAAGTTCTCGTTTCTATCCACTTGCAGTGTTGCTTTCCGGGTCATCCAGGAAAAAAGATGTAGTCGGGGCAGCATGAGAAAAGTGATTCACAGTGTCAAGGTGGGGATTGCCTTGGTATTGGTCTCGCTGCTGTATCTGCTGGATCCGCTGTTCACAGAAGTTGGAGAAAATGCAATGTGGGCTATCATGACAGTCGTGGTTGTCTTCGAGTTCTCTGCAG GAGCTACGCTAAGCAAAGGCATAAACCGTGCAATCGGTACCATATTAGGCGGTGGATTGGGGTGCTTGGCTGCAATTTTGGCTGACGAGTTCGGAGGGATCGGCAACGCAATCGTTGTTGGCGCTTCGGTTTTTATCGTCG GAGTGGCCGCAACGTATTCGAGGTTGGTTCCAAGAATTAAAAGGAGATATGACTATGGCGTCTTGATCTTCATCCTCACCTTCAATCTGGTAGCTGTGTCGGGGGTACGGGCCGACAAAGTGATCAGGTTAGCCAAGCAGCGTCTGTCAACCATTGGCATGGGTTTTGCTGTCTGCATTTTCACCAACTTGCTTATATTTCCAATTTGGGCTGGTGATGAGCTTCATCGTTCTACAGCAGCTAAGTTCGACAAACTCGCACGTTGCCTTGAAG GATGTTTGGAGGAGGAACCCAACAACAAAGCAGAAAATCTGGGCGCCAAGGTCAAGGACTGCAAGTCAGTGTTCCACTCCAAGTCCACGGATGAATCACTG GCCAATTTTGCTAAATGGGAGCCCTGGCATGGGAAATTTGGATTGTCTCATCCGTGGGACAAGTATCTGGAGACTGGAGAGGTCCTGAGGGAGCTCGCCGCCTTAATCCTTTCGCTCGGAGTGTGCGTTCAGTCATCCAGACAG GCTGCAGCAATCAGAGAACCGTGCGAAATCATAGGGTTGTCTCTTGCATGGATATTGAGAGAGCTGGGTGAGAGCATCTTCAACATGACAAGGTGCCGAGCCAAGGCTTTGATAGCACCAAAGCTGGAGTTCATTAAACAAGAACTAAGCCGGTTGGGCTCTTCTCTGCAAATTAAAGGACTAGAGAAAGATGAAAATCTTGCGATGGCAACCTTCATTTTCCTCTTAATGCAGATATCAGAAAATGTGGAAGTAATAGCGCAAGAGGTGGAAAAACTGGGACAGCTTGCTTATTTTAGGACCAAGAACCCAGATGTTTAA
- the LOC140020948 gene encoding antifungal protein ginkbilobin-like protein, whose protein sequence is MRGISIFNLQKINHKLLSQRRSSREEAQAKEIMGLARHITAISAAILVVGMVGSVCSSVESAPNTQVVTVLCNSGVYFRGDPFAISLAYVIADLETQTPSRKGYDYRNISPYPNAFAYGRANCNKNITSSDCEKCLVAANTTMISGCGSRIGARAVLLDCSMRYEQYPF, encoded by the coding sequence ATGCGGggcatttcaattttcaacttgCAAAAGATCAACCATAAATTGTTGAGTCAAAGACGAAGCTCCAGAGAAGAAGCCCAAGCAAAAGAAATCATGGGTCTTGCTCGCCACATTACGGCAATTTCTGCAGCAATATTAGTTGTTGGGATGGTGGGTTCAGTTTGTTCGTCCGTGGAAAGCGCTCCAAACACCCAAGTCGTGACCGTACTGTGCAATTCTGGGGTGTATTTTCGAGGTGATCCTTTTGCTATCAGTCTTGCATATGTTATTGCAGATTTAGAGACTCAGACGCCATCGCGCAAAGGTTATGATTACCGCAATATTTCTCCTTATCCCAATGCTTTTGCCTACGGCCGAGCAAATTGCAACAAAAACATAACTAGCTCAGATTGTGAAAAATGTCTAGTTGCTGCTAATACGACGATGATCAGCGGTTGCGGTAGCCGGATTGGTGCTCGTGCTGTGCTCCTCGATTGTTCGATGAGGTACGAGCAGTACCCCTTTTGA
- the LOC140015472 gene encoding protein trichome birefringence-like 11 isoform X2, whose protein sequence is MCKGAEAPGPEGFPKTSPLDFFKKFRRLKPPALELTSPGAFGCLFFSFCLIFCILLLDYRTANRGFGLHGHSLLRTWFGLNSSFSSSSAEPGDLGNGKVNFLEAGGSGCDIFDGNWMWDESYPLYQSEDCKFLDPGFRCSENGRPDKFYTKWRWQPKDCYLPRFDAKRMLENLRNRRLAFVGDSIGRNQWESLLCMLSSAVSDKTSIYEVNGNSITKHSGSLSFKFGDFNCSIEYYRAPFLVVQGRAPAGAPVNVKMTIKLDQMDWSSSNWKDADVLVFNSGHWWNYEKTIRGGCYFQEGAEVEMDMSVQSAFHRSIQTLVDWIRREVNLKKTHVFFRSYAPVHFRLMSGQGVSQ, encoded by the exons ATGTGCAAAGGAGCGGAAGCACCGGGACCTGAAGGCTTCCCCAAAACGTCCCCCTTGGATTTCTTCAAGAAATTCAGGCGCTTAAAGCCCCCCGCTCTTGAGCTCACTTCTCCTGGTGCTTTTGGCTGTTTATTCTTCagcttttgtttgattttttgtattCTTTTACTGGATTACAGAACGGCCAACAGGGGTTTCGGCTTGCATGGCCACAGTTTACTTCGCACTTGGTTTGGTCTCAATAGTTCTTTTTCTTCATCGTCAGCAGAACCCGGGGATTTAGGAAATGGGAAAGTGAATTTCCTCGAAGCTGGAGGTAGTGGATGTGATATCTTCGATGGTAATTGGATGTGGGACGAGAGTTATCCTCTCTATCAATCAGAAGATTGTAAGTTTTTGGATCCCGGATTTCGGTGCTCTGAGAATGGCAGGCCTGATAAATTCTATACTAAGTGGCGATGGCAGCCCAAAGATTGCTACTTGCCCAG GTTTGATGCAAAAAGGATGTTGGAAAATTTGAGGAACAGACGCCTTGCATTTGTTGGGGACTCAATTGGAAGAAACCAGTGGGAATCCCTTCTTTGTATGTTGTCTTCTGCAGTCTCCGATAAGACCTCAATATATGAAGTTAATGGGAATTCAATCACAAAGCACTCAGGTTCCCTAAGCTTTAAGTTCGGGGATTTCAACTGTTCTATTGAGTACTATAGAGCTCCCTTTCTAGTAGTGCAGGGTCGTGCACCTGCTGGAGCTCCAGTAAACGTCAAGATGACTATAAAACTAGATCAAATGGATTGGAGCTCTTCCAACTGGAAAGATGCAGATGTGCTAGTTTTCAACAGTGGGCACTGGTGGAATTATGAGAAAACTATTAGAGG GGGTTGTTACTTCCAAGAAGGAGCAGAAGTTGAGATGGATATGAGCGTACAGAGTGCATTTCACAGGTCAATTCAGACACTGGTTGATTGGATAAGGCGTGAGGTCAATCTAAAGAAGACACACGTATTTTTCCGCAGCTATGCTCCTGTACATTTCAG ACTCATGTCAGGACAGGGGGTTAGCCAGTAG